The genomic segment TTGATCCTACCCATTGTTTTGCCACATTTGGAGAGATACCTTAACCCAGAGAGGGTGTTTGCAAAGGCATTTTGCCAATTTTACTAAATCCTCCTTCTATACACAGTTAGGTAAATAAATGCTTGAGCTGCAGGTAGAGTGTTTCTGGTTAACAGGCCCTGGCCATGGGTCGAGTCACAGTCGTACTGAATACAAGGggaaaaatactcttttttctGACCTGGAactgaatattattttatttcctgccaAACACAACTTGAATGTAGCAGCACAGCTTTTCCAAGGGTATTTAATGACTTAGTGGGCAGTCACCATTCTCTCGTCGTAGAAACAGCCATGTTAACTTTCCAGGAGAGTATTGGGGTTTACAAAATTGCTATTCATTAAGTTCTTCTAATGgcaaaaattatttcctcttaTAAGCTATAGGTACAGTCTCTCTTAAAACTTGAGAATAGCTAGGGAGTCCAAATATGCTTTCTGAAGAACAGTGTGTTACAGAGTAGGGCAGGAGATGACTTTTGGAAAGACTGGGatgatctttcttttttacttacACTCTGGTCGTTGTCATCACTTTTCATATGCTCTGCTATAAAACTGACTCCATCAATTGCTTCTTGGACTTCAGGGGAAAATTTGGTGCCTGTTCTTAACCTAAACTCTGGATGAGTGCTGACATTGTCAAGAGTCTCCGTGATTTTTGTGTCGTATTTTTTGGCATAGGCTGTGTTCAGAAAATAGGTAGAGTTCTTGTAGAAGTCGGCTGGCTTCtctccttttgtctttttgcaGTTGCACAGCTTTTGCCGTGCAGAGTTGTTTTCTGGACGCTTCATGAACAGATAGGCTGGGAGTCTTTCAAGGAACACCAGCTTTACCCAAGGGGGCATCGTGTGAGTACTTGGAGATCTGTGATGGACATTGAGTACACAGACACTGGTAACTATTGAGAAGGTCACCAGAACCATTGTAAACATGAGATATTTCCCAATCAGTGGAACGTCTAGAGATGTTGGAGGGACAATTTTGGAGATCAGCAGCAAGAACACAGTCAAGGCAAGCAACACAGATATGCATAAGGTCATTTTTTCACCACAGTCTGAAGGCAAGTAGAACACCAGGATGGCTAAGGATGTAATTAGCACACAGGGGATGATGAGATTGATGGTATAAAAAAGAGGTTTCCTTTTAATAATGAAGTCATATGTCACATCGACATAATTGGGGTCCAAAGGATTTACAGTTCTTCTTCCTGGGAGTGCTACAATGTCCCACTCTCCACTTGGTGTAAAGTCATCCATGCTTGCCATGGAAGTTTTAAGCACCATATCAATTTCTGTATGATCATACGTCCAAGACCGGAACTTCAGTGTGCAGTTTTGTTGATCAAATGGGAAATGCTTAACTTCAATCTTGCAGGCACTCTTGTAAATAGCTGGTGGCAACCATCGAATGCTTCCATTATTCATTACaagtgcatttgtgtagagTGAAACCTCATAAGTACCATCCGCACTAATgaaacaagaggaaaggaaaaggagaggagataGGAAAACGTTAACAAGAATAACGTAGTTCAAACCACACATTCTTATGggcttcaggtttttttttgaaTCAAAGTCTAGTAATATTTTGATTTGGAAATCTATGCTGTAGGGAGCTGTAACTTAATATGGGGATGAAGGTTGCATTTCTCCCAATCAGAATTTATATTTGGTCCaatacttaaaaaattattttagaaaattattattaaataataaaccTGCATCTCTCTTCCACCCAAAAAATTCAAAGTGTTTTTATAAATGTTTGTTAATGTAATTAAGGCTTGCTACATCTGTGAAGACTGAGTGAAAATGAGATCATCCAGCATGAAAATGGAAGATAGCTTTGATCTGGAACACAGCAACACTCCTGAATAGCTTGGATGAGGAAATAAGGATGAGCAGTGTTAATTAGAAATGCAGGGAGAGTGTAGGCAGAGGAAATGTACTTATATGGTTTATAATTTATTGTGCCATTCCAGTTAATGTTTACTTattacaaaaccagaacagataAGCCACAGTGTTCTTGGCTTTGTATTTTCTCCAACTGCTGAACTTCCACCAGGAGAGTCTTCTGTGTATGCTGGGCCTTTTAATTCAGGGAGATCATTATAAGTTAGTCTGTATCTTCTCCTGTCCAGTGTTTCTGGGCAAACAATTTAGGGCTGTTTAATTTATCCTGGAGTAGAAATGTGGTCAGCTGCTGATGAATATTTCTTAGATTTAGTGTTTCAGTGTATCTGCTCAAGTGAGCTATGTAGCATCTTTCAAGCTCAGCCAATCGGGATACCAAAGGAAAGTGCAACAGTAGGAAGGAACAACTGTTAGTGACTACCTGCCTTGAGAGATAAGGAAACTCACAGGCTTGTTCCTGTGTTGATCAGTTGCTTTTACTAAAAACTGGGCTAGCCTCTTTGTTAGACTGCAAAGAAGAGTCTGGACTAGACACATCTCACATGCCTCCTTTTGATAAACAAATATAGATGTCAAGAAATGCATGTAACCTAAAGACAGTATATTATCTGCAAGAATATAAGGCCAAACTCATGGCAAGTGTAAACAAATGAAGTTCAGATGTCTATGGCTAAGTAGCAGCCCTCTATTTGAGTGCAAATGTACTCCTTAAGAGCCGTTGAAAAGACTAATGAATCACATGCTTGTTGACAAGGCAGTCTTGGAAAATAGAGCTATTTCAGTTCTAAGGTTGATTTCTTTCTAAGCAGGGAAGTTCTACAAGGATCCAAGGCTTGGCACATGCTGTTCTCCAGATCAGTTATATTTGGGTCTGGAAAACCCTCATGTTGCAAACCCTGGTGCCTGGCACTGAGCTGAGACCCTTGTAGCTAATCTGTTTAGGCAGCGAAACAACCAGATGCACTCACCAGAAGTGAGTGGCTAGAGCATACAAGGGGCATTAGTTCATTGCCAGTAAAACTGCTGGGTTTTAGTAATGAAATACTTTCTTGTTTCCCACATGTTTTTATCTCCCTGTGTTAGATTTACCACTATGCCCTACAACATACTGCATAGACTCCTGGGCTGAGAATGTGTAGGTTCTGCTGGTTGCCCCTTGCTCAGCTGTGGGACAGAGGCTAGGCTGCTGGTGCTGTCTCAGTCCCCTCTGCAGTCCTATGCACAGGCTACATAAAGACAGAGTTGTGGTGCATGGGGATgctctttgtgttttcctttgcacCTTCTTGAACTGACTGATGCCTATGCAACAcatgcttcagcagcagaaagctaGAGGTGGTTGTCCTTTAGCTACAGTTTTAATTTGAAGTTTTGTACTAATGTAAAAATCTAATACTGTGAGGCTAAAACCTTGTTTCCAGACATTTAAGAAgccttttaaaactgtttctttccattcttaCAATCCGTTAGATGGTATTGTTTGGGGAGTAAGAAAGAATCCGAGGGTGGGGGCACAATGTGCCAGAATAAGATTTGACCGGGCAGAGTACATCCTAATCCACTGGCTGAATTATTTTGTGACTAATACAATAGTTTTAAGTATTTCTCAAATCTGATTTCTAGTAGTAGGATTCCAAGGACTTAACTCAGTTATATATAAACTTCCTAGGTTTCCCCATCTGTATAGGTTCATAAACTGTTGTATGTTCCTGAAGTCAATGGTTTTCAAAGTATCATGAAAGTAGATTATAAATTACgactttttcttccccccaagATTTTATATCATCCACTGCAAGGCTTTGATAGAGACTTAAAGCAAAACAGAGTTGGCAATTAGCTGTCTGTCTGAAAGAAGAACTGAAGTATATGTCTAGCACcaagcttctctttttctcagtaCTTGTAAGGCAACAGGGTCAAATGTTGACAGATTTATAATGTATTCttataattgatttttttaatgccttatgaaaacagaacataatttggttttgtaaaTTAATATTAACTTATTTTGTTCTGGTACATGTGAACTTTGTAACAGATTTATCCTTGAGTCTGCAGTGGAAggtggggaaagaaggaggtgGACATCTAGCTCAGAACCTGTTGTCCAATAGAATTCGAGGTGTCTTGCCTTCTTACAGACATGACCAGTGTATGGCTGTGCTTGGACTTACAATTCATGCTTTCCATATAGTCTAGTTTGGTGCAGATCTGTGTCTCAGTTGTGAGCCCTGTCACAGACCCTGTGGTGGTGTAAGAGCTCACACTGCAGATAagctccagggctgctggtATTTCTGTAACCAGAGCCCTGACATTACTAAAATTATCTTTGAGGCCAGTACCCCAGTCAGATACACTTGATACTGTTTAAAAGCTACAAAATTCAGGTTTAGAATTTTATCAGACCTACATCATTGGTTCTGAGCCTTGTTTCTTATTACATGCTTAAAATTTTGCTCACTGTCTGCATAAACTACAGAAGTTTTACTTACTTATTGTAAAGCACAATGTCTGGCAACCAGATGTGTTTTGCAGGTATTCTCAGCCTATTTATTCCTTCATAGTCAGAGGGCTTCCAAGACAAACGATAATCAGTCCACTCCTAAGAGAAGAATTGTACAGTAGTGATGGGAGTATCCACACCAGCACTAACAAAGCAATCACTGTGATGGAGTGAAAGCAGTCGCATTTGTGGTTTGCAAGATCTGTGGGCTTGGTTACCTGGTTCAGCCAGACATTTGTAGTCATGATCTGCTCCCGTTCATTCTGCAGGGAAAAAGAGAGATAAAAGTTGTTCtctaaaatatttcactttattGCAGTAATAAGATTTATTTAGTGGGTTTTTGAGGATATTTCCAACTGTGCAGCATGATTTCATCCAGTGTATTTCAAGACAGGAATTTCTCTGCTGGTAAGATTGTCAGTCTTGTGCACATGCTGATGATAAACAGTAACCCTACAAGTGTAGTGTCCAGGTGGAATTCTGCAGGAGAGAAGGAGCACTTGTCCCAGAGTCACCTGATATATATGACACTATATCCTGGATAAATCAGCTCACACGTGTGTAAGATACCTCATCTGTTTGTACAGGTTTGTTCCATCAGtgcctctctcttttcctcttgaaTTTCAGAATATAAATTATAGAGGTCTCTTAATGTTTGCAGTCATCCGGTCACTGGCCCATACACAAATTCTGGCAGGGGGGCAGTCATCTATATCTTCTTTTTCATCCAGGGAATGAGCAGAAGAGTTGAAAGCCTTGATTCAGGAAACTATTCTATTCCCACTTACGTGCTGGATCTTGTTCCCACTGCAGTTAATTCTAAACCTCTCTTGGCATTGAGGTGTGTATTTGTACCTTGGAAGAACTGTTAAACACATGCTAACCTTGTGAGTGAAAATGTCTTTCAGGTCCATCGAAGTAATTTTCATTGACTAGGAGGAGCTGCTTACATGAGGATTGTTTTAACCATTCCAGGCGGCACTAATAtggatttttctttacatttcacTTGTTGCTGATATGCCTGATCTGCCATGAGATTTTGATCTTTGTAGCTTGTTTTCAGGCCCTTCAACCACATTTCTCTGATGCAGGCAGCAGAAGTCAGTTTAGCATTGCGTACAATATCCAGGGCAAATCCTAACCTGGTGTAACTTTACTGAAGctgcactgaaatcagtggaatgATGTTGATTTTTTGATTGATGGAATTTTATTGGACGAAGATCTGGCCACTGTCTTTTATTGCTTGGATTGATCCTGTTGTAGCTGCATTCTGAAGTAATGAAAACCAGTAAATTGCATGTATGGCCCTGCCTACTGTGTGGTACTATGTAAAATAGAAAGTAACGGGGACATAGTAATACCAGTGTGATTTCACTTAGAAAGCTGTGAAGGTAGTGATGAATTAAAAGGCATGGCCTAATTTGAACTTACCACGCTGATGAGCTGTGCCAGGGAAACCTGCAGTTCTATAGATACCAACTGGGATGAGTTGACAGCTGGTCGGATTAACTTATTGTACCTGTCAGGACTCAGTAGGTGGTTCATTagcttttcttcagcatctgctgCAGTGCTTCCTGTCAAACAGCACATGACAGGGTTATAAAAGGGAGAGCAAGGGACATGATGTAAGGATAACAGAATTTCTGTGCATCAGACCTCATTATTTAATGAAGACAGGCTTTTGATGTATCTAAAGACTCTAGGCTTGTGTGAACAGAAGGACATGGTGCTTGCAGCAGTATCTCTTCTGCTGAAGTTGGCTCTTTCACAGAGCATAGATCAGAGCAGATAAATCGGaatgctttggggttttttcacaGTAAAATGTGAAGCTCAAATTGATAGACACTTTTGGGAGTATGTTCAGAAATAGACAGTGGGAGCAGACCACCTTCTTAATAAAAGAAGAAGTATGTTTCAATGATCCAAATGCAGGGGGTCCAGCTGTGACTTCTTTCTTTAGTGTCTTAGGAGACAGAGTTGCAAGCACATGTACAAGCTGAAAGACTGGTGTATGTAGGGAAAACCAGAGGATCAGCACCACGGGCTGTAAGAATTGTTAATGGTAGGGAGCTCTTCGGTAAGTAGTGatgatattattttattttaaaacctaaGGCAATATGTAAGCCTTTTTTTATGTGGAAACAAACCCCAATTAATGGACTAGAACAAATACTGTAAATCTGAGGTGGCCAAAGTTGGAGTTCAGTGACTGCAAAATACAGTGTCGCCAGGATACAAACAAGCCTGCACCTTCTCCATGGAGCAGAACAGCTTGTAGCACAGTCTCAGAGGTAACTAATTGTATTTGTCCATCATCTTCTTGCTTGTGCTTTTAAAGGCCATTCTAGTGGACTTCTTAAACCACTATTGACCCCATAATAATATGGATGACTAAGGTCCTGGTAACATCCTGCCAAAAGAATTGATTGACCAGAGAGACTGACCCAGAGAGATCCTGCTGTATGTAATTCTGTGTTGTGTCATTCAGCTGACAGTGATGAATGTAGGTGTTAATGAAAACAGATTCTAATCCAATTGGTAGAATGATTCTACCATAGGAAAGAGCACCTAACTCAAAAGTAGACACTGCAGAAATGAAGGTAGTGTCCCTACAGCATATTTGTTCCATGATGCCCTGGAGCAGTTTCACACAGTAAAAACCACTGGCCATGCAAGTGTTTACAATTTTTGCTACATTAAATTGTTCTGGGTTTTTACTGTGCTGTAGCATATCCATGAGATCCAGAGAAAAGCCGACAACAAAAGGCCAGGATCATAAAGTTTGTGTGCACTTCTAGGTGCCTGGTTTCCATGTGAACAGGGATGGACATTCCTTAAAGGGCAACTTGTTACTTCTGAATTCTGctcaggttaaaaaaatactattcaAACTTCTTGTTTCTGATCCAGCAAGAAAGTGGGGAGACAAAGAAGGAAAcatcaaacagatttttcataTCTAAGAACAGCTTTGGGGAAAGGTTGAGATGAGCACCACGCTCATTGTAATTCTTTTAAGACTAGCATATGCTATGGCATTGGTAGCACAGTTTTGGTGGCATATACTCAACTCCAACATTGTTCTTCAGAACGGGCTTCTCATATATTTCCCAAGCCATCTGGGAAAACAAATTTTGACAAATAGTCCTGTGTGTTTGTCAGGTTTGATTTTTTGATTCATGCTTGATTTCTCCCTCACTGCAAGCCATTATTAAAGCCCTAATACCATGAGATACTCTTTATCACATTTATTCTAAATGTAAGCCTGCCTAATCAAAGGCTTAACAAGCTAGAACTGCACTGAGCCTTGCTGAGCTCCAgattctgttttttcttgtgtATTCCCATCAAGGTAGAGCTATGTTTgatactgtgaagaaaatgggGCTGCACTCTAGGAATGAGTTGTTCTGTGTTTAAAAGGATAGGTGAGAAGCCTTATGACAGGTAAACAGAGAATCTAGGTTAAGGTTATTTTattgtgttggtttggtttcatttttaacaaGCTTTCCCACTGCTGCATGTGGAAGTGACATAAGCAGATGGCTTTCATTCAAATATAAATACACTGTCATTTGGTTTGTTGCATATAGTGGTCACTGGATGCTGTTTGAATTGTTGAATGTGTTTTCACTGTgatgctgtattttctgtaacTGTCCCAGCATATGGAAGGATTTGCTAATCAGGGAGGAAAGAGTAGAGACTGCAGAATGTTTGTACAAAAGTCATTCTGAATTTGGAATAATCCTATTATCCGAAACCTGGTTTTAGTAATCATAGTTGTCTGGTCCGCGAATCAGACCCTACTGTGGGGTCTGCATGTCTGATAAGAACAGCTCAGATCTCAGAGTACTGCCTCCCTCAATAAACTTTATGCAGGCCTCGACTTAATTATAACAAATTATTTGTTAATAAATCCTTTTAAGAAACATGATCTGATCCtagggaaggggtccctgtacTGAATACTTCTTTATAAAATTGCCATCCCAACCTTTAAATAACAGTCATCAGAAATACAGATGGAAGGGGCTAATCTCTCATCTCACTCATGCCTGTATCAAACACCACTAGATGTCATCAGGGCACTGCTTTAAAGGTTGCTAGAGCAAACCTCCCTGTAAGTAAAGTGTGAAAATGAGCCATTCctgtgtaatttttattttccattacccATCTACATATTTACCAGATGGCACCTAATGAGAACAAAATCGCCAGGCATTCACGTTCATCTTTACACACGTCATGATGTCAGCAGCCATGCATTTGgaattcctcttcttcctctgagtTAGAAGAAATGGAAGTGCAGAGTTTCCCTcacaaactgtatttttcccaAAGAGGAGATGCTTTTAGACAAAGGATTTTAACAGGAATGATGAAGTACTCCTCATTTGGGGTGGAGTATTTTTTGTGTACTGAAAGCAGTAATAGTGAAAACGCATTGGGATGGATCCTGAACTAGGGAAATTGTTTCAGCTTCACTGAACACGCTACACATCTGCTCCTTGACAAGGACAGCAAATTGCCATGTAACTTGCAGAACTCATTCTGCAGtaagtttgttttctctgcaggaGTATGACCattaaaaagacagaatttcacagcagaacaaacaaaatcacagaCTTCATTGACTCCCTTCTGCAAGCTTTCTCTTTTACATGTTCTAATTTAAATGTGTAAAATGAAATCACTGGTCATCCTGTGTGGTTTATTTTCAGTGCAAAGACAAAACGTTGGAGTGATTTCCACAGAACAGAATAAGGACCAATGTTGATAAATGCAGGCAAGTGCACTGTTACCATATCTAAATTGCAACATACCACATGAGGCATGTTTCCTCTGTTTCCCTgacttcagttattttaataaatgttgAAATAGCTTTTGCTTAGAAATAATAAATTGTAGAATATGTTGTCATTCTtgttcctccctctctcccaaGTAACTTATGTGGAGAGTGGTGACATACCACATTCCCATCTGTAATTAGTATAGAGTAAGTGAGAAGCAGTGATAAGACAATCCCATTATCTTCTCTGAAATTATTTGGTGATACTGTTACTTCTCAGCTTACACTCAGTTACGCTCTTGAGTAAAAAGATTCATTTAACCTCTTAGAACACTGATTGTTCCAATGGAGGTACTAGTGAATTTACTGTATTTGAAAGACAATTTTAATTTCTACACTGCaattaatgcaaataaaaaggaaatactgaTGGGTTTAAAAGCATGTAATCTAAGAATCTGAAGTAGGCCCTCACTCTTCATTTGTTACAAAGCAGATGTTTTCTAAAGTTGCCTTTCAGTgactgaaaaactgaaacaacGGTGGGACGAATAGGTAATTATGGGAAAGATGTCATTTTTGTCATGGTTCGATTTCAGCCAGTTTCACTCTGAACACTTCGGTGGAGACTCCGTGGAAAGAAGCTCCCATGGTAAATGCACTATTTCATGTTGCTGTCGGGCTGTTCATGTTGGCTTTAGCATATGTTTTAGCATATGGAAGAAATCCTGGTGGACTAAAGAAAATGTTCTTAATGTatgtttgctgggtttttttttagcatctatttacatatttaatttATGCTATTTACATACTAATCAAGCCATTAGGAAGTATGAACTTTGCAAAATATATGAACTTGAGCCAGTAAGTGGAGAGGGGTGAGTTCTGTCTTATTTATGGTTCAGGTTATggttcattttgtattttttcactcTCAGTACAACACCTGCTTTTCCCATCACAGATGATCCTGGGAGCATCTAAAGGACTATTATTTAGTGATTATCATTGTCACCCCTTACTGTTCTGTCATTTTATCTCCAACTTGCTGTCTGTCCGTATCCCTCATAGTGGATTTACTGTTACAGAGCAAGCCAGAAACAACTAAAATAATCCATTTCATGCATCCTCTGAAAGTCTGCAGCCTACCAAGGTGATTGTTACAAATTGTCTGAGAGGTTATAGCACAGTCCTACCTCCAAGCCCCGCAAGCTATTGCTGTTCTGCAAAGTGTATCCGACAGAAAAGAT from the Lathamus discolor isolate bLatDis1 chromosome 8, bLatDis1.hap1, whole genome shotgun sequence genome contains:
- the CHRNB4 gene encoding neuronal acetylcholine receptor subunit beta-4, whose protein sequence is MRNTYTLFLFVVGSFYFNGSTAADAEEKLMNHLLSPDRYNKLIRPAVNSSQLVSIELQVSLAQLISVNEREQIMTTNVWLNQEWTDYRLSWKPSDYEGINRLRIPAKHIWLPDIVLYNNADGTYEVSLYTNALVMNNGSIRWLPPAIYKSACKIEVKHFPFDQQNCTLKFRSWTYDHTEIDMVLKTSMASMDDFTPSGEWDIVALPGRRTVNPLDPNYVDVTYDFIIKRKPLFYTINLIIPCVLITSLAILVFYLPSDCGEKMTLCISVLLALTVFLLLISKIVPPTSLDVPLIGKYLMFTMVLVTFSIVTSVCVLNVHHRSPSTHTMPPWVKLVFLERLPAYLFMKRPENNSARQKLCNCKKTKGEKPADFYKNSTYFLNTAYAKKYDTKITETLDNVSTHPEFRLRTGTKFSPEVQEAIDGVSFIAEHMKSDDNDQSVIEDWKYVAMVVDRLFLWIFVLVCVLGTVGLFLQPLFQNHTTAMNP